The Aliiroseovarius pelagivivens genome contains a region encoding:
- a CDS encoding Ig-like domain-containing protein: MSKRGAELQVSCGSATILEWLDNFWFRGAHEIPIAVRFIQLEGDSLVWMRKGCFGANEKVSFEKTREAAGLSRKILDRVAQVKILFVAMLLSIISTASIAQTLSWSLSSSTYTTAGQTLTYTYSYHTGNYLVGSVSITPTFFNQFGTPVSGSVGATTCSGLPTSSLNQTITCSGTYTVHASDTDNGDAINAVVNGTDWSATQPSGGWAGGGTPASPGQLTATFDPPPSVSISSTTSSTTGVNPIPVTFNFSESVSNFVSGDVSVTGGTLSGFSGSGSSYSANITPSGPGTITVNVAANVAVDSSGSGNTAALQLTRTYAGDTTPPRVSSITRQNPAASPTNADSLIWRVTFNEAVSGVSAASFAPSGTTGTATVSSAGGNAYDVTVSGGNLAGLSGTVTLGLSGSHGISDSAGNALTNVAPTGANESFVVDNTAPTTTITSTATSPTNTSPIPVTVTFSEVVTGFADTDVSVGNGSVSSFAGSGTTYTFNVIPAADGNVTVNVAANVAADAAGNNNTAATQFAITFDGTAPTTTITSTATSPTNTSPIPVTVTFSEVVTGFADTDVSVGNGSVSSFAGSGTTYTFNVIPAADGNVTVNVAANVAADAAGNNNTAATQFAITFDGTAPTTTITSTATSPTNTSPIPVTVTFSEVVTGFADTDVSVGNGSVSSFAGSGTTYTFNVIPAADGNVTVNVAANVAADAAGNNNTAATQFAITYDGTAPTTTITSTATSPTNTSPIPVTVTFSEAVTGFADTDVSVGNGSVSSFAGSGTTYTFNVIPAADGNVTVNVAANVAADAAGNGNAAATQLSIEYDSTSPGLTISGVPGAYLPGDTFVVTFTFAENVTGFDASDVVVTGGNLSNFAGGSPVWTATVTPGNTSDVTVAVSAGAAQDAAGNDTNGASATSAIDSAAISSEQIAYFMENRAHSLISNQPNLTRFLGGRSGGRFNATISSSAMGVDFASGAGGPAWFTFQGSHSESGTTELTYGLFSFGTQIVKNENLLVGIMAQLDHSEQMSDSGIWTTGTGWLAGPYMVRRLGDQPLFLEARLLAGQSHNRISPLGTFTDQFTSSRLLAKVGIEGQYQLGSALLFPNLNISHVHDAQKAYLDGLNNLVPRQSVSLTEFDLGIDFEAPVAVSRGELTLTGGLSGSYYRTAASGPAINYISVGDSWNSRVDLGLRYRAENGLTITTGAYLTGLTSNAPLQSYGATLQLEVGF, encoded by the coding sequence GGCTTGAGCAGAAAGATACTAGATCGTGTCGCACAGGTGAAGATACTGTTCGTAGCGATGCTGCTGTCGATCATTTCAACTGCTTCCATCGCTCAGACTCTATCGTGGTCGTTGTCATCCTCGACCTACACGACCGCCGGCCAAACACTCACTTACACATATAGCTATCATACCGGAAATTACCTGGTCGGAAGTGTTTCTATCACTCCGACGTTTTTCAACCAATTTGGCACACCGGTATCCGGAAGCGTCGGTGCAACTACCTGTTCGGGGTTGCCCACCTCAAGCCTGAACCAGACAATTACTTGCTCGGGAACATACACGGTTCACGCAAGTGATACGGACAACGGTGACGCGATCAACGCTGTCGTGAATGGAACTGACTGGTCGGCTACGCAACCAAGTGGTGGATGGGCAGGCGGCGGCACACCGGCCAGCCCGGGTCAATTGACGGCTACTTTTGATCCGCCCCCGTCGGTCAGCATCAGCTCGACGACCAGCAGTACGACAGGTGTGAATCCCATTCCGGTGACCTTCAACTTCTCGGAATCAGTGAGCAACTTCGTCTCAGGAGATGTATCGGTCACAGGAGGAACCCTGTCTGGATTCTCGGGATCCGGATCCAGTTATTCGGCGAATATTACTCCCTCTGGCCCCGGAACGATTACGGTTAATGTCGCGGCCAATGTGGCAGTCGATTCTTCCGGAAGTGGCAACACCGCCGCGCTGCAACTCACCAGAACCTATGCAGGCGATACAACGCCGCCGCGGGTATCCTCAATCACCCGCCAAAATCCGGCTGCTTCGCCGACCAATGCCGATAGTTTGATATGGCGCGTGACCTTCAACGAAGCCGTCAGCGGTGTGTCCGCCGCTTCATTCGCCCCTTCCGGCACAACGGGAACGGCGACCGTTTCCAGCGCCGGGGGCAATGCCTATGACGTGACAGTCTCAGGTGGCAATTTGGCTGGCCTGAGCGGCACCGTGACCCTGGGCCTTTCAGGATCGCACGGCATCTCTGATTCTGCGGGTAACGCTTTGACAAATGTGGCGCCGACAGGGGCCAATGAAAGCTTTGTGGTCGACAACACTGCGCCCACCACGACGATCACTTCAACCGCGACCAGCCCAACCAACACGTCCCCGATTCCGGTCACAGTGACCTTCTCAGAGGTGGTGACTGGTTTTGCTGATACGGATGTTTCCGTCGGCAACGGCAGCGTGTCCAGCTTTGCTGGATCGGGCACGACCTATACGTTCAACGTCATCCCAGCGGCCGACGGCAACGTCACCGTTAATGTGGCCGCGAACGTGGCGGCCGATGCAGCTGGCAACAACAATACCGCTGCGACGCAGTTTGCGATTACCTTTGATGGGACAGCGCCCACCACGACGATTACGTCAACCGCGACCAGCCCAACTAACACGTCCCCGATCCCGGTCACAGTGACCTTCTCAGAGGTGGTGACTGGTTTTGCTGATACGGATGTTTCTGTCGGCAACGGCAGCGTGTCCAGCTTTGCTGGATCGGGCACGACCTATACGTTCAACGTCATCCCAGCGGCCGACGGCAACGTCACCGTTAATGTGGCCGCGAACGTGGCGGCCGATGCGGCTGGCAACAACAATACCGCTGCGACGCAGTTCGCGATTACCTTCGATGGGACAGCGCCCACCACGACGATTACGTCAACCGCGACCAGCCCAACCAACACGTCCCCGATCCCGGTCACAGTGACCTTCTCAGAGGTGGTGACTGGTTTTGCAGATACGGATGTTTCTGTCGGCAACGGCAGCGTGTCCAGCTTTGCTGGATCGGGCACGACCTATACGTTCAACGTCATCCCAGCGGCCGACGGCAACGTCACCGTTAATGTGGCCGCGAACGTGGCGGCCGATGCGGCTGGCAACAACAATACCGCTGCGACGCAGTTTGCGATCACCTATGATGGGACAGCGCCCACCACGACGATCACTTCAACCGCGACCAGCCCAACCAACACGTCCCCGATCCCGGTCACAGTGACCTTCTCAGAGGCGGTGACAGGTTTTGCAGATACGGATGTTTCTGTCGGCAACGGCAGCGTGTCCAGCTTTGCTGGATCGGGCACGACCTATACGTTCAACGTCATCCCAGCGGCCGACGGCAACGTCACCGTTAATGTGGCCGCGAACGTGGCGGCCGATGCGGCTGGAAACGGCAATGCCGCTGCGACGCAGCTAAGCATAGAGTATGATTCAACGTCCCCTGGCTTAACAATCAGCGGTGTCCCCGGCGCCTATCTTCCGGGCGATACTTTTGTTGTGACCTTCACATTCGCTGAAAACGTGACAGGCTTTGACGCGAGTGATGTTGTTGTTACCGGGGGTAACTTGTCAAACTTCGCAGGTGGGTCGCCGGTTTGGACCGCAACTGTGACGCCTGGAAATACCAGCGATGTCACCGTGGCGGTATCTGCAGGGGCTGCTCAGGATGCGGCTGGCAATGATACAAACGGGGCCAGCGCAACATCTGCGATCGACTCGGCCGCAATTTCGAGCGAGCAGATTGCCTACTTCATGGAAAATCGGGCGCACTCTCTGATTTCCAACCAACCCAATTTGACGCGGTTCTTGGGTGGCCGTTCGGGTGGGCGTTTTAATGCCACCATCAGCAGTAGCGCCATGGGCGTTGATTTTGCCAGTGGCGCGGGTGGGCCAGCATGGTTCACGTTCCAAGGCTCACATAGTGAGTCCGGAACTACGGAGCTAACCTATGGGCTGTTCTCTTTTGGCACACAGATTGTCAAAAATGAGAACCTGCTCGTCGGCATCATGGCCCAGCTGGACCATTCTGAACAGATGTCGGACAGTGGCATCTGGACGACCGGCACCGGCTGGTTGGCGGGTCCGTACATGGTCCGTCGCCTTGGCGATCAACCGCTCTTCCTCGAGGCTCGACTGCTTGCAGGTCAAAGCCACAACAGAATCTCGCCGCTCGGTACATTCACTGACCAGTTCACCAGCAGCCGGTTGTTGGCCAAGGTTGGGATTGAGGGCCAGTATCAGCTCGGCTCGGCTCTTTTGTTCCCGAACCTGAACATCAGCCATGTGCACGACGCTCAGAAGGCGTATCTAGATGGGCTCAACAACCTGGTTCCGAGACAATCGGTGTCGCTGACAGAGTTTGATCTGGGGATTGACTTCGAGGCGCCGGTTGCTGTGTCGCGAGGTGAGTTGACGCTCACTGGTGGACTGTCAGGTTCGTACTACCGCACAGCGGCTAGCGGGCCGGCGATTAACTACATCTCGGTTGGCGACAGCTGGAACAGCCGCGTTGATCTGGGTCTGCGCTACCGTGCGGAAAATGGTCTGACCATTACAACGGGCGCCTATTTGACCGGCTTGACCTCTAATGCCCCGCTCCAAAGCTACGGCGCTACCCTGCAGCTTGAGGTTGGCTTCTGA